TCTTCCCTGGGTCCTCTGCCCCAGCCACCCTCAAACTCTTAGGCCTCCTGGGCCTTGGTTTCACCTACCGAGGGAGGTGACCACCTGCTCTGGGAGCCAGGGGGGCCTCAGGGGTGGGCTCCAGTGAGAACGGGACCCCCAGCAGCTGGAGCTTTGGTTCTCACAGCCCTGTGATTCTAGGATGCCCCTGTGGACCTGACATCAGCCTCATAGATCCGTCTGGCACCCTTGTAGGGGACAGGCCTGGCTAGCTCCCTGGGGAGAATGAGGGGCCCAGGGAGCTCCCCTGTCCTTTGGGGGGAATCAGTGAGGCCCTTGTGGAGAGGGGGAGGAAGCACCCCATGCACCTGTCCTTCCAGGGCAGGTGAGGCCTCCCACAAAGGCTGGGTGTCGGGTCCTTTAAGGCCGCCAGTACTGTCTGCCTGCTGCCCCTGCCTGGCGGTAACACACCCTCCCACTGGGACCATGGCCACCGGTAAACAGAGCCTTCCGTTGTGGATCCTCCGACagctgcaggaggaggagggcagaTGCCCAGCACTCCCACAGCCACGCCTGCCCCACTTCCCTGCCCTTCTGGCCCTCCTTGGACCACATCCTGCCTGGCCACAGACCCCAGGCCCCAGGAGTTGGTCCTCCTACCCCACACTATCCCGCCTCTGCATCCTGCAGCAGGGCACCTTGGCTCAGGGTAGGACCTACAGAGCCTCCCCCAACCAGTTTTGTGCAACAGGGGTGGCTGCTGTCCTTATTGGGCTCAGGCCCAGGCTTCAGGTTGTCTACTGCTGTCTTGCCCCCAGCCAGTGTCCACCTCACCAGAGCAATGCGAGGGCAAAGTGGGCAGGCTGGTGCCATGGCGAGCTCTGGGGCTCTCACCTGGGCAGGTGACACCTGTAAAACGGGTGGCACACTGACCTCCCAGCCCAGTGGCCACTGGTCACAGGAAGCAGGGGCCTTTACTGGAGAGGGGTTGGGAGACTCTGACAAGGTGCAGGAATGCCACACACCTCAAAGAGCAGCCTCAGTTGGGCTCTGCACAGTTCACCAAGGAAAAAAAACCAGagcttctccttcctcccctttgTGACAACTCAATGTTATGAGGCTTCGACGTGTCTCTGACTACTGCCTGGATAGCTGAGCTACTCTGCAGGACCCCAGGATGCCCTGGGCACTAGGAGAAACCTGGGATGGCTGGCGGCAACCTGTGCACCCCTCAGGCCGCTGCAGGACCCCAGTCCCTCTGAGGGTCGAGGCCGGTGTCACCGTGATCACTGGAAGCCAGGCCCGCCTTCCTGGGCCGATCTGTGGGGGATGCCACCCTCCTGGACAGGATGGCAAACTGGCAACAGACCCCCGAGGAGTGAGCACAGCTGCAGGCCCTCGCCCCGGAAGGACAATGCTGATCCCCGCGCAGGCTCCGGTGCTGCGTGTCCCGAGTTCTGGTACCGAGCATTATGTGGTGAAGACGGAGGTGCAGTCcctccaagaagagaaaaataaataagcagatgTTGTTTCCAACAGCCTCCAATTGGGAGACAGATGCCCAGTGGCCAGAGCACAGCAGACTGTCAGGGCCGACCTGATggtgtaatttatttaaaatgctataaaaatacagccaggtgcagtggctcacgcctgtaatcccagcactttgggaggccgaggcggatgaaCCACAAGgtcagttccagaccagcccggccaagatggtgaaaccccctctctactaaaaatacagaaattagccgggcgtggtggcgggcgcctgtaatcccagctactcgggaggctgaggcaggagaatcgcttgaacccgggagatggaggttgcagtgagccgagatcatgccactgcactccagcctgagcgacagagccagattctgtctcaaaaaaaaaaaaaaaaaaaaaaaaaagccaggcgtggtggtgcacacctgtagttccagctacttgggaaggtgaggcaggagaatcgcttgaaccggggaggcggaggttgcagcgagccgagatcgcgccactgcactccagcctgggcgacaagagcaaaactccatctcaaaaaaaaagaaaaaagctacaaaaatgcagaaggcacggcggctcattcccgtaaatcccagcacttggggaggccgaggcgggcggatcacctgaggtcaggagtttcagaccagcttggccaacatggtgaaatcccatttctaccaaaaatacaaaaattagcggcgtggtggtgggtgcctgcagtcccacctactagggaggctgaggcaggagaatcgcttgaacctggtgggggccaagatcgcgccactgcactccagcccgggagacagagcgagaccctgtctcaaaataataaattaagtaaaataaaaatactgcaaatataCAGCGCGTTTGTTTTTAAACAGGCGCAACCACatgtaattcattttctttataagtttATTTTCCCACCCAAGTAAAAATCAAGTCATAAATTAGGAAAAGCATTAACAGAAGTATGTCTCAGCCCCAGCGCGCTGACCTGCGGTTGGAATATCGGCCCTGGAGCCCGGAGGTCGGGGCCCACCCGCCGAGGGAGGTCTGGGCGCTGTCCTGGTCTCCACGGAGCTCGCGCACTCACGGGGCCGAGGCACCAAGGCGACCGGCGCAGAGCCAGCGCCGTCTCCACAACAGGGCAGGGCGCGCAGCTGCGGGGGAGGCCTCGCCCCTCCGCTCCCCTCTCCTGCCCTCCGCCCCGGCCCTCGGGGCGCGGCGTCCCCCACGTGCTCCCCTCACGCGACCGCGAGGGCAGTGGGCGTGCGGGACCCGGGAGCAGGAAACTCCGTGGCCTCTGCGGGTCTGTGGAGAGCTCCCCTCCACCGCCGCAGCCCCTGAGCCCGTGTATCTTCCTGCCTTTAAGGCATCGCAGCCTCCTCGCCCTGGAGGCCCCGGGCTCGCTCCGTGCGGACCCCGCTCCAGAACCCGCCCAGCGCGCAGATGCCGTGTCCCGGCGCAAGGCCAGAGAGGGCGCAACTCTGGACGCGGGGCCGCCTCCGGGCCTGCCCTTCCCGGCTCCCGAAAGGCCCCGGGCTCAGAGCCAACACTGCGCTTGCCCGAGGCCCGTCGGGCCCGCCCTCCCCCGGCGCCCGCCGCGCAGCTACCCGCCGCCCGACCGGAAGCCCGCACCCGCGCCTGCGCCCCACCCAGTCCGCGCGCCTCCCGCGGCACTGCGGCGGTTACCAGGACGCTGACCCAGCGCAGCCAATAGCGCCAGCCTGGCGGCGTGCTCCCGGCAGCCAGCCAATGAGACGGCAAATCAATCATTTGAAACACCCAATGGACGGAGCACTGCAGCGCCGGGGGGGGGATTGTGATAGGGAGATAGGAGGCTGCGGCTGACCACTAAAGACCAAACTGGTTGAAAAAGGCGGACCTTAGGCGGCTTGATTGACGGGGACAAGGCCAATCAAACGAGGGAGCTTGCCAGCCTCGTTCTGGCAGTCCAATGCGAGACTGGCGGAGGCGGGCACAGAGGGTACATAAGCGTTGGCGGAGCGTCGGTTGTAGCACTCTGCGCGCCCGCTCCTTTGCTGCTGTTTGTCTACTTCCGCCTGATTCCACGCCGCCGCCGCCATCATGAGGGAAATCGTGCACCTGCAGGCCGGGCAGTGTGGCAACCAAATCGGCGCCAAGGTAAGTTGCCGGAGCGCTGGGGCCAGCGGGCCTGCcgggcggggcgggcgggcggccGGGGAAGATGGCGGCAGCAGCGGCCGGGCGGCGCCCCCGCATTGCGGCTGCCGGGCTCTCTCCGTGGGGACTGGGCCGAGCCGGGCGACCGAAGCCCCCAGGAACCCAGCGACCAGGGCGCgcggggcgggggaggggcggggagggccGGGCTGCCGCGCCCGTCCGGGGCGGGGCTGCCTCCCTGCGCACCGGCCGCGGTGACTCAGCCCCGGCCCGCCCGGGCCCGCCCGCGTCCCTTGTAGTTTTGGGAGGTGATCAGCGATGAGCACGGCATCGACCCCACGGGCACCTACCACGGGGACAGCGATCTGCAGCTGGAGCGCATCAACGTGTACTACAACGAGGCCACCGGTGAGGCCCCGGCCCCTTCCCCGACCGCCCTCCGGGGACCCCGCGGCCCCTGCCTTGGCTGACGCCCTCCCGTCCCCGCAGGCGGCAAGTACGTGCCCCGCGCCGTGCTCGTGGATCTGGAGCCCGGCACCATGGACTCCGTGCGCTCGGGGCCCTTCGGGCAGATCTTCCGGCCGGACAACTTCGTTTTCGGTGAGCCGCGGCTGGGGGCTGGGCGGCGACTCAAAGGTCAAGGGGCTGCTCCAAGGGCACCGCCGTGGGAACTGCGCAGCCGGGGCCCCTGGACACTCTCCTCTCCTCTGAGCCACTCAATCCCCTCTTCTAAATCGGCTTTGGGAGCAAGGTCCAGCTGTCTGCCGAGGCGAGGAGCCGCCACACACGTAATCTCCCTGCAGGGAGCTGAGCTGGGGCAGTGGCTGCTCCTCTGTCCTTGGGAATTGGCAGTGGCCCCCCCCCCCCGGGGAGGGGTTTGTTGTTAAGCTGTCAGGTTTGGCCCCTGACTTAATTCGTAGCAGAGCCGGCTTCCGTCTTTTGGCTTTAAGGGTGCGTTTGCTCTATCTGCAGGGTGAATTTTGTGGTCAGCTCACACCATGTCACTCGGTTCTTTTTGCATGGTGGTGACCAGTAGTGCCGTCTATCTGGCTGACAAATGATTAGCTGTGTTCTCTCACAGGTCAGAGTGGTGCTGGGAACAACTGGGCCAAGGGGCACTACACAGAAGGCGCGGAGCTGGTGGACTCGGTGCTGGATGTTGTGAGGAAGGAGGCTGAGAGCTGTGACTGCCTGCAGGGTTTCCAGCTGACCCACTCCCTGGGTGGGGGGACTGGGTCTGGGATGGGTACCCTTCTCATCAGCAAGATCCGGGAGGAGTACCCAGACAGGATCATGAACACGTTCAGTGTGGTGCCTTCGCCCAAGGTGTCAGACACAGTGGTGGAGCCCTACAACGCCACCCTCTCAGTCCATCAGCTCGTAGAAAACACAGATGAGACCTACTGCATTGATAATGAAGCTCTCTACGACATTTGCTTCAGAACCCTAAAGCTGACCACACCCACCTATGGTGACCTGAACCACCTGGTGTCTGCTACCATGAGTGGGGTCACCACCTGCCTGCGCTTCCCAGGCCAGCTCAATGCTGACCTGCGGAAGCTGGCTGTGAACATGGTCCCATTCCCCCGCCTGCACTTCTTCATGCCCGGCTTTGCCCCACTGACCAGCCGGGGCAGCCAGCAGTACCGGGCGCTGACCGTACCTGAGCTCACCCAGCAGATGTTTGATGCTAAAAACATGATGGCGGCCTGCGACCCCCGCCATGGCCGCTACCTGACGGTTGCCGCCGTGTTCAGGGGCCGCATGTCCATGAAGGAGGTGGATGAGCAAATGCTTAAtgtccaaaacaaaaacagcagctATTTTGTTGAGTGGATCCCCAACAATGTGAAAACAGCTGTCTGTGACATCCCGCCTCGGGGGCTAAAAATGTCTGCCACCTTCATCGGCAACAGCACGGCCATCCAGGAGCTGTTCAAGCGCATCTCCGAGCAGTTCACGGCCATGTTCCGGCGCAAGGCCTTCCTGCACTGGTATACGGGCGAGGGCATGGACGAGATGGAGTTCACTGAAGCCGAGAGCAACATGAATGACCTGGTGTCCGAGTACCAGCAGTACCAGGATGCCACAGCCGAGGAGGAGGGCGAGTTcgaggaggaggctgaggaggaggtggC
The nucleotide sequence above comes from Pongo pygmaeus isolate AG05252 chromosome 13, NHGRI_mPonPyg2-v2.0_pri, whole genome shotgun sequence. Encoded proteins:
- the TUBB4B gene encoding tubulin beta-4B chain — protein: MREIVHLQAGQCGNQIGAKFWEVISDEHGIDPTGTYHGDSDLQLERINVYYNEATGGKYVPRAVLVDLEPGTMDSVRSGPFGQIFRPDNFVFGQSGAGNNWAKGHYTEGAELVDSVLDVVRKEAESCDCLQGFQLTHSLGGGTGSGMGTLLISKIREEYPDRIMNTFSVVPSPKVSDTVVEPYNATLSVHQLVENTDETYCIDNEALYDICFRTLKLTTPTYGDLNHLVSATMSGVTTCLRFPGQLNADLRKLAVNMVPFPRLHFFMPGFAPLTSRGSQQYRALTVPELTQQMFDAKNMMAACDPRHGRYLTVAAVFRGRMSMKEVDEQMLNVQNKNSSYFVEWIPNNVKTAVCDIPPRGLKMSATFIGNSTAIQELFKRISEQFTAMFRRKAFLHWYTGEGMDEMEFTEAESNMNDLVSEYQQYQDATAEEEGEFEEEAEEEVA